AGGTGGTTGAAGTCGTTCAGGGAATTCGTAAGCTCGACCTGAAAAAAGTTCCGAGCATTAGTGAGACGCTCGATTGGGCAAAAGCGCTCACGTTGCTCAACGTTGATAAACTTGAGGAGCAGGTGGTGAACGAAACCCTCAATACGATCCTCAAGTATGAGGGAGATGTGCGTAAGGCTGAGGCTGAACTCAAGGAATACCTGCAGAAGCAGAAAACGAAGGCGACGAAAGCCGGTGCGGGCCAGAGCGATAAAGACCTTCTCCATTAACGAACGATACGAAAGACATCGAAACGAGTGCCGCCATGGATGACAAGATTATCGAATTCACTCATTTACTGCGCGAGAATGGTCTGAAAGTGTCGGCGGCCGAGAATATGGATACGTTCTCTGCGCTTGGGTTGGTTGGCATACGGAACCGTGAGATCTTGAAGGATACGCTCCGGGCAACGTTGGTGAAACGAGTTGTTGACATTCCCGTCTATAACGAACTGTTTGATCTGTATTTCACCGGCCTTGGGGAGATTATTAAGCAGGCTGGCGCAGAGACGATGGCTGCGATGGAGATGTCAGAGGAGGAGTTTCAGAAATTTCTTGAGCAATTGGAAGAGCAACTCAAGAACATGGGGACCGACTTGTCTGAGTTGGCAAAAGCGCTGCTCTCAAACAATACCGGGCAGCTAGAGCGCATGCTACGGGAAGCGGCTCAGCAGGCGAACCTGCAGGATATTCAACGTTCGTTTCAGGAAGGGCAGTTTGCCAACGCTGTGGCGCAGATGTTGGGATTTGGCCAGCTCATGCAGGAAATGCAAGCGCTGAAGGAAGCATTGCAGCGAGCTGGTTTGAACCCGCAACAGGTAGAACAAGCGCTGGCGTATATTGACCGGCGCATGCAAGATCTTGCGCATATGGTGCGGAGTTTTGTCCGGGCGGAGCTGGAGAAACAGAATCCGCAAGTGCGGGAACAGCAGAAAATGCGCACGCTTGCGGACAAGAGCTTTTATTATCTGACGGAGGACGAGATCCGAAAGATGATGGAGGCGGTTGCTAAGCTCGCTCAGCGACTGAAGCATGTGATTGCCATCCGGCGAAAACGGGCAAAGCGTGGCCATTTTGATTTGCAGCAGACGTTGCGGAAGAACTTGCAGTACGGCGGGGTGCCATTTCGGATCGTGCT
Above is a window of Deltaproteobacteria bacterium DNA encoding:
- a CDS encoding VWA domain-containing protein, with the translated sequence MDDKIIEFTHLLRENGLKVSAAENMDTFSALGLVGIRNREILKDTLRATLVKRVVDIPVYNELFDLYFTGLGEIIKQAGAETMAAMEMSEEEFQKFLEQLEEQLKNMGTDLSELAKALLSNNTGQLERMLREAAQQANLQDIQRSFQEGQFANAVAQMLGFGQLMQEMQALKEALQRAGLNPQQVEQALAYIDRRMQDLAHMVRSFVRAELEKQNPQVREQQKMRTLADKSFYYLTEDEIRKMMEAVAKLAQRLKHVIAIRRKRAKRGHFDLQQTLRKNLQYGGVPFRIVLDRRKKEKPQVVILCDVSDSVRNVSRFMLQFVYSVQDLYSKVRSFIFVADLGEVTKLFEDNEIQSAIDLAMRGNMINLYAHSDFGRAFKMFHRDYLSAINKRTTVIILGDARNNYNLPHEWVIRDMKLRAKQVIWLNPESRLTWGFGDSEMDRYAPYCDMVEECRNLNQLYRVIDKLVTA